In Helianthus annuus cultivar XRQ/B chromosome 9, HanXRQr2.0-SUNRISE, whole genome shotgun sequence, the following are encoded in one genomic region:
- the LOC110879805 gene encoding iron-sulfur cluster assembly protein 1, with the protein MLRHAAKRITGSGLAPTLWSAPAASRFYHERVVDHYNNPRNVGAFDKNDPTVGTGLVGAPACGDVMKLQIKVDEETGKITDACFKTFGCGSAIASSSVATEWVKGKQMEEVLSIKNTEIAKHLSLPPVKLHCSMLAEDAIKAAVKDYETKRGKAVASTSDKAAEA; encoded by the exons ATGTTGAGACACGCTGCTAAGAGAATCACAGGGTCAGGATTAGCCCCGACACTGTGGTCTGCACCGGCGGCGAGCCGGTTTTATCACGAGAGGGTTGTGGACCATTACAATAATCCCCGTAACGTTGGTGCGTTTGACAAGAACGATCCGACCGTTGGCACAGGGCTTGTGGGTGCCCCTGCTTGTGGAGATGTTATGAAGCTCCAGATTAAGGTTGATGAAGAGACTGGAAAGATTACTGATGCTTGTTTCAAGACGTTTGGTTGTGGTTCTGCTATTGCATCTTCTTCTGTTG CTACTGAATGGGTCAAGGGAAAGCAGATGGAGGAAGTTCTATCCATTAAGAACAC AGAAATTGCAAAACACCTTTCTCTACCTCCTGTGAAGCTGCACTGCAGCATGCTTGCAGAGGATGCCATCAAGGCAGCAGTCAAAGATTACGAGACCAAACGTGGTAAAGCGGTTGCTTCCACTAGTGACAAGGCTGCTGAGGCTTGA